From one Parambassis ranga chromosome 5, fParRan2.1, whole genome shotgun sequence genomic stretch:
- the LOC114436142 gene encoding PAK4-inhibitor INKA2-like has product MEQQLSKPECRNMDSCLRRLKQELLSMKEAGDGLHAQMNSMMGALQELKLLQVQTALESLDISGRPINRGMPHPTPTAPPDPSAAAASALGSGNGSCCRQTNHQEPIPSPMPSPRPSLESRNSFTHDDQTTSRNRSSLGTSSSSASSLESESESSGRSGRSARSENDLESIPKRWSGYAAPQVEFYGPAVGNPPSEPYAYPQAPHRAHVVDLPGILYSLSREGPSLDSDYSQDSTDDASDWTSSLMSRSRNRQPLVLGDNVFADLVGNWLDLPEVEREEGEEEERRKNREERTMESVADRPDTPAHPLRLSRSQEICRKFSLTTNIFKKFLRSVRPDRDKLLKERPGWMAPELPEGDLFKRPKKLVPKNSKGSFYLPFWAGVQQGKGRQCLHLAESEMNHHQHPHHQHFPHFHQQPFAGIYIDRRQPESGLQKMQPLFDYNTAVWV; this is encoded by the exons atGGAACAGCAGCTCTCCAAACCAGAATGCAGGAACATGGATTCGTGTCTGAGACGGCTGAAACAAGAACTG CTGTCCATGAAAGAAGCTGGAGATGGCCTCCATGCTCAGATGAATTCAATGATGGGAGCCCTTCAGGAACTCAAACTTCTTCAGGTACAGACAGCGCTGGAAAGCCTTGATATTTCAGGGAGGCCCATTAACCGTGGCATGCCACATCCTACTCCGACCGCTCCTCCTGacccttcagctgcagcagcatcagctttAGGAAGTGGTAATGGTTCCTGTTGTAGACAAACCAACCACCAAGAGCCAATCCCAAGTCCGATGCCAAGTCCAAGGCCGTCTTTGGAAAGCAGAAACAGCTTCACTCATGATGATCAGACTACATCGAGAAACAGGAGCAGCCTGGGAACCTCATCATCCTCTGCGTCCAGTCtggagagtgagagtgaaagCAGTGGAAGAAGCGGAAGGAGTGCAAGAAGCGAGAACGACCTCGAGTCTATACCCAAGAGGTGGTCCGGGTATGCAGCCCCTCAGGTGGAGTTCTACGGACCAGCGGTGGGAAACCCTCCGTCAGAGCCATATGCCTATCCACAGGCTCCACACCGAGCACATGTGGTGGATCTGCCAGGGATTCTGTACAGCCTCTCCAGAGAGGGCCCCTCTTTGGACAGCGACTACTCCCAGGACAGCACAGATGATGCAAGTGACTGGACTTCTTCACTCATGAGCCGCAGCCGCAACCGACAGCCCTTAGTGCTGGGTGATAATGTATTCGCAGACCTCGTAGGCAACTGGCTGGACCTGCcggaggtggagagagaggaaggagaagaagaagaaagaaggaagaatagagaggagaggacaatGGAAAGTGTGGCAGACAGGCCGGACACCCCGGCTCACCCGCTCCGCCTCAGCCGCTCACAGGAGATCTGCAGAAAGTTCTCGCTCACCACAAACATCTTTAAGAAGTTTCTGCGCAGCGTCCGGCCCGACAGGGACAAGCTTCTGAAAGAGAGACCCGGCTGGATGGCACCCGAGCTGCCAGAGGGAGACCTCTTCAAACGGCCGAAGAAACTGGTTCCTAAAAATTCAAAAGGCAGCTTTTACCTGCCATTCTGGGCAGGTGTACAGCAAGGCAAAGGCAGGCAATGTCTGCATCTTGCCGAGTCAGAGATGAACCACCACCAACATCCACACCATCAGCACTTCCCCCACTTCCACCAGCAGCCGTTTGCAGGGATTTATATAGACAGAAGGCAGCCAGAGTCTGGTCTGCAGAAAATGCAGCCCTTGTTTGACTacaacacagctgtgtgggtcTGA